A single region of the Aptenodytes patagonicus chromosome 7, bAptPat1.pri.cur, whole genome shotgun sequence genome encodes:
- the RIOX1 gene encoding ribosomal oxygenase 1 produces MAAGGAEEQQRRRLGRLSALSVYRRAAGAGRLERRRRGTPLPAGSKRAKARPRRGGAGSGGPESEAPPPPIAAAPPSRVERTKAPACSPEAKRQGGPAASPGGPQPPGEGGGVVGLLRRLGRVEDSRQRAAELFRWLVAPVAPGEFLGRHWERAPLLVRRGDPGYYAGLFSTADFDAALRGGEVHFGTHLDVTSYAEGVRETHNPSGRALPAVVWDFYQNGCSLRLLSPQAFSPTVWHFLSILQEHFGSMAGANTYLTPPGTQGFAPHYDDIEAFVLQLEGKKHWRVYSPRTDAEVLPQFSSANLTQAELGEPMLETVLEAGDLLYFPRGFIHQGDCLPDAHSLHITVSSYQRNSWGDFLEKLLPAALQMALEEDVEYRRGLPMDYLGYMGVTNSDAVDARRTAFMGKVQSLIKKLVDYAPIDAAVDQRAKSFLHDCLPPVLTQSEKAQSMYGFPARWQDGGPCDVDILITKDTQVRLLRHGIIRLCNEEAGVMLYYTTENSRVYHKEEPKFLEIDPEYTDSIEFLLSSYPNHVSVDTLPCETLEDKISLATLLFEKGILTTKKPLVQV; encoded by the coding sequence atggcggcgggcggcgcggaggagcagcagcggcggcggctggggcggctctCGGCGCTCTCGGTGTaccgccgggcggcgggggccgggcggctggagcgccgccgccgcgggacgCCGCTACCCGCGGGCAGCAAGCGGGCCAAGGCGCGGCcgaggcgcggcggggcgggaagCGGCGGCCCGGAGTCggaggccccgccgccgccgatCGCTGCCGCCCCCCCCAGCCGCGTGGAGCGGACCAAGGCGCCTGCCTGCAGCCCCGAAGCGAAGCGGCAGGGCGGCCCCGCGGCGAGCCCGGGCGGCCCGCAGCCgccgggggagggcggcggcgtGGTGGGGCTGCTGCGGCGGCTGGGGCGGGTGGAGGACAGCCGGCAGCGGGCGGCCGAGCTGTTCCGGTGGCTGGTGGCGCCGGTGGCGCCGGGGGAGTTCCTGGGGCGGCACTGGGAGCGGGCGCCGCTGCTGGTGCGGCGGGGCGACCCCGGCTACTACGCGGGGCTCTTCTCCACGGCCGACTTCGACGCCGCCCTGCGAGGCGGCGAGGTGCACTTCGGGACTCACCTGGACGTGACCAGCTACGCCGAGGGGGTGCGGGAGACGCACAACCCGTCCGGCCGGGCCCTGCCCGCCGTCGTCTGGGACTTCTACCAGAACGGCTGCTCCCTGCGGCTCCTCAGCCCCCAGGCCTTCTCCCCCACCGTCTGGCACTTCCTCTCCATCCTGCAGGAGCACTTCGGCAGCATGGCGGGGGCCAACACATACCTGACGCCACCTGGGACGCAGGGCTTTGCCCCCCACTATGATGACATCGAGGCCTTcgtgctgcagctggaggggaaGAAGCACTGGCGCGTCTACAGCCCCCGGACAGATGCAGAGGTGCTGCCCCAGTTCTCCAGCGCAAACCTCACACAGGCTGAGCTCGGCGAGCCCATGCTGGAGACGGTGCTGGAGGCCGGGGACCTGCTGTACTTCCCCCGAGGCTTTATCCACCAGGGTGACTGTCTTCCTGACGCGCACTCGCTCCACATCACGGTGTCCTCCTACCAGAGGAACTCCTGGGGGGACTTCCTGGAGAAGCTCCTGCCGGCTGCTCTGCAGATGGCCCTGGAGGAGGACGTGGAGTATCGGCGAGGGCTTCCCATGGACTACCTGGGGTACATGGGGGTCACCAACTCGGACGCAGTCGACGCTCGCCGAACAGCCTTTATGGGGAAGGTGCAGAGCCTGATAAAGAAACTTGTTGACTATGCACCCATTGACGCTGCCGTGGATCAGAGAGCCAAGTCGTTTCTTCATGACTGTCTCCCCCCAGTGCTTACACAAAGTGAAAAGGCGCAGAGCATGTACGGCTTCCCGGCCCGGTGGCAAGATGGAGGGCCCTGTGATGTTGATATACTGATAACAAAAGACACACAAGTACGTCTCCTCCGCCATGGCATCATTAGATTGTGTAATGAAGAAGCAGGTGTGATGCTGTATTACACGACAGAAAACTCAAGAGTGTATCACAAGGAAGAACCCAAGTTCCTTGAGATAGATCCCGAGTACACAGACAGTATCGAATTTCTCCTGTCTTCCTATCCAAACCACGTCAGTGTGGATACCCTTCCATGTGAAACCTTGGAGGACAAGATTTCTCTAGCCACACTCCTGTTTGAGAAGGGCATTCTGACCACAAAGAAGCCTCTGGTGCAAGTGtaa